The sequence below is a genomic window from Ficedula albicollis isolate OC2 chromosome 2, FicAlb1.5, whole genome shotgun sequence.
GGCGGAAAAACTCTCGAAAAGTCTTTATAACTAATGTCGGCATGCCTTAAattaaatctgaattaaaatttcCCGTTTGTAAACTTTCGGATGTAAACTTTTTAAGTAGGTCTACACTATAGCACGTGCTTTTTGGACATGGAATTAAATAACTTTCACGACATTGATCCCTTAAAGTCGCAGCCAGGAGAAAATGTTCAGAATAGCAATGAGCAAAGTCTTTCCGTTGAACTGAGCAAACTGAACTTTAAATCCTCGTTTAtgttgtttgtttaaaaaaaaaaaaaaaaaaaaaaaaaaaaaaaaaaaaaaaaaagaagaaaaagttttatatttaaatttaaactcTCGCAAGTCTCTTTTCAGTGTAGCTGACTCTTCAAGCGTTAGAAAGTCTTTTGCCCCTCGGCGGGCCTGTTAggaacaaaacattttgcttcCTGATTTGGGAAACGCCAGAAACTCTTTGTTTGAGTCATGGTGGGCCAGGTTTGAGAGCTGCCCCTTGAGCACATTGGCGCCGTTCCCCACCGCGCGTCCCAAGGCGCCCGTTTCCAGAATGGCTCCTTTGGTGGTAGCCCAGGAAACTGTTGTGTTGCTCAGGGCTTGGTTTAAAGTACTGTGCCTGAACAGGGGGTCGTGAAACACCCCGTCCACCCAGTTCCTGAGGTTGGTGACCGGCGAATCCTGGTGCCTGTCGATGACGCTGACCGGGGCgggagcggcggcggcggccgaGCCCCCCGGCCTTTTCAGCATGCAGGAGGGGTACTCGGCCTGGTTGAGGGAGGTGGCAGTGTGCGCCAGGGACCAAATCCTGGGCTTcgcctccagcagctgctgcccctgctggaAGCACATCTTGGACTCGCAGCCGCGCTGCCGAGCGCCCAGCGGGTCGGGGCCGCACTCGTCCGCCGCCGTCTTCAGGCAGCTCCGCGCCCGCTCTgccgccgccgcctcctcctcctcctcctcttcctccccgGAGGCGGCGGGCGGCGGCATCTtggcggggcccccccccccccccccccccccccccccccccccccccccccccccccccccccccccccccccccccccccccccccagcgggtGCGGATGCGGGAGCGGGTGCGGGAAGGGCCGCCTCAGCTCGCACTCCGAGCTCTCCGACTCGGCGGCGTCCAAGTCCTCCAGGTcgctgagctccagctccttctcctccttgccCGTGGGTTCTGCGGGGCGGGGGCGGGGGAAGGGACAGCAAAAACAAGACACACGGTCACTGTGGGCGCCGCGCTGCCCCGCGGCCGCCCCCACCAgcgaggcccccccccccccccccccccccccccccccccccccccccccccccccccccccccccccccccccccccccccccccccccccccccccccccccccccccccccccccccccccccccccccccccccccccccccccccccccccccccccccccccccccccccccccccccccccccccccccccccccccccccccccccccccccccccccccccccccccccccccccccccccccagcgaGGCCCGCGGCCGCCCCCACCAGCGAGGCCCGCCCCGGGGGCGAGCTGCCGGCCGAGCCCCCGCGGCCGCACCGCTAAGTGCCTGCTTTTAGCAGGGTACCCTCGGCTTTCCCGCTCTTCATCGCCTCTTCCTGCgaaccctcctcctcctcctcctcctcttcctcgtAGGGCCGCTTCTCGTCAGAGCACTTGTTCCGCGGGGGCCAGGTCATCTTGTTCTCCTTCTTGAGCCGCCGGCGGGCGTTGGCGAACCAGGTGGAGACCTGGGTGAGGGTCATCTTGGTGATGATGGCCAGCATGATCTTCTCGCCCTTGGTGGGGTAGGGGTTCTTGcggtgctcctgcagccaggcctTCAGCGTGCTGGTCGTCTCTCGGGTGGCGTTTTTTCTCCGCGTCCCGCCGTCCATCGTCCCGtacctgcaggcacaggggagcCCTCGGGATGTGACACCCTGCTCTCGCCTCCCGCGCGGGGTCCCAGAGCCCGAGCCCGCTTGTCTGTGGCACCTCCCGGAGGGTGAGGAGATGGATGAGGACAGATCGGTTTTAGGAGGGATGAGGACAGCTCAGCTTTATGCGGGGGACCAGCCTAGAGAATTCAGGCCGAGGAGGGAAAGCAAGAAGGAAGGgttcagccagcagcagcagcgggcaATGCAAATTTCCGCTCTGCCTTGGCCGTGGTGGCggaaagagggaaggaatcGCCTGTTTTTATTTGCGGTAAAGTCAATGTCAACAtctggggcagcaggaaaatcctAGCAGCTTGCAAACTCGCAGAAATAGCACTTTCTTCTCGTTTTATTAGTCCTCCGCGGACAAAATTCATCTGGGTGACCCCAGGGTGTAAGTgttaatagaaatatatttcctCTTACTCCTTTTATTAGTAATCTCCTCTACCCTTTTGTTCCTGAAATTGTAGGAACCTAACGCAGATGACACTGGGCTGCGACTGAATATTTAATGCACATCCTCCAGGAAAGGTCACTGGCGCCCAATGGGCCTCTGAGCTGGGAACGGTGTGTAAGGGGGTTTGCGCTGGTTTAAGACTAATAAATATACACGGGATGCCCAAGCCTGACTCCGCGCAGGGAAAGATAATTACCGCCCCGGTTAAGAGGGATTGCCCCCCGCGCTACCGCCCGCCCGGGGGGCGGAGGACCCCGTGTCGGTGTGGAGAAGGGGAGGCGACACGGCTGAGGCCGGGAGATGCTGGGCGGCGAGGAGGCAGGTtggcggggcggggcggggagGGCAGCGAGCGGGTCGGGGTGGGGACGGCGCTTACCTGTCGTACTGGtactggcccccccccccccccccccccccccccccccccccccccccccccccccccccccccccccccccccccccccccccccccccccccccccccccccccccccccccccccccccccccccccccccccccccccccccccccccccccccccccccccccccccccccccccccccccccccccccccccccccccccccccccccccccccccccccccccccccccccccccccccccccccccccccccccccccccccccccccccccccccccccccccccccccccccccccccccccccccccccccccccccccccccccccccccccccccccccccccccccccccccccccccccccccccccccccccccccccccccccccccccccccccccccccccccccccccccccccccccccccccccccccccccccccccccccccccccccccccccccccccccccccccccccccccccccccccccccccccccccccccccccccccccccccccccccccccccccccccccccccccccccccccccccccccccccccccccccccccccccccccccccccccccccccccccccccccccccccccccccccccccccccccccccccccccccccccccccccccccccccccccccccccccccccccccccccccccccccccccccccccccccccccccgtatgGGAAGAGCGCATCATTTTGTTTGCAAGCCTGAGTCTGGGTCGGCCGAAACTGCCCGCCCGGACGGGCCCTCGGCACTCGGCCGCCAGCTCGTCAGGCGCGACTTTTAATTGCGTTACCGCGAGGAGCGAGCGccgggctggagcagctgccgACGGCGGGGCTGAACGCGGGGAGCGCACGGAGGGGCGGAGGGGATCCCCCGGGGCGGAGGGGATCCCCCGGGGCGGAGGGGATCCCCCGGGGCTGCGGGAACCCCCCGGGGCGGAGGGAACCCCCGGGGCTGCCCCGCCCGGGGAGCGGGTCCCGCCGAGCGGCCTCGCCCCGGGGGCACGGGGAGTGCGCGGGAGGGAGCGAGCATCCCCGGGGCGGCTTACCAAGGAGTAGAAGGCGGGAGCCTCGGTACCGTAGGTCACGTAGTTTCCATAGCCCTGGGGCCCGGCGTAGGGCCCGCCGTAGACCCCCAGGGCGGCGGCGGAGTTGAGCTCGTGTCGGGCGGTGGCGAGCAGGCGGCTCTCGTACACCGGGCAGTACACGGGGGTCTGCGCCGAGGCGGCCGCCCCCGTCTCAGCCAGCGTCCGGCTGCTGGTCTCGCAGCAGGTCGTCAGGGAGTTGGTGCTCATCAGGAACTGCAGGGAAAGAGAGCGGCGCTGAGGGCGGGGTGGGCGGAATTTCCCAAAGTGTCACCAAGTTTGGGTTCGGTTGTTTTTAGAGTGtgtgggttttgtgggtttttgtttaggtttgttttcttttgttttttaaatcaggtCGTGGCTTTGGGGTGTCGCCcgccctcctccctcctctgccgTATTTTACTTCAGTCGTGATAGAAACGctctggagaagagcagaggtgCAAGTATTTTATCAGTTTTTTGAAACGACTCCACAACAACAACCAAACGACCCGTGACTGGATGTTTAATCCTCTATAAGACATTCCTCAGGCCCTCTACATTTAAAAGCTAACCTTTCCTAGGGTGTTTTCACAAGACTGGGGTTTACACCGTTTTCTCCTCTTGCAGCACCATCTGcgttttaaaccttttttttttcgAAGTCATTcatgcatatttattttgacTGCAGATTTGTAGCAGCCACGCACGCATCTGTTATTAACCTGCTGGTTTAGAATATCCCATTCTGTTTCTACGGGCCGGACCTCCGTACGTCCATGTTTAATTGATAAACTGTGAATTTAATcgtgaaagagaaaaaaaaaaaaaaaaaaaaagggaaaaaaaaaaaaaaaaaaaaaaaaaaaagggaggggtgggggttGGGCATCTCTAGCTCCCCTTCTCACCTCTCTCATCTCTGTAATCATCTCCCACGCGTCTTTATCATCCTCAAATACCCTAAATCCCGCATGTTTCTTCCCATTGTAAAACTGGTGCCCGACACAGGACTTGGTCATCTTGGAAAGCTGCGGAGCGAGCATTTGCTTTGCCGCTACCGCATGCGGGAGAGGATCGCTGCCGCCCTCATCCCGGACAGAAGGCATCCATAAGGAATGAAATTCAATCAATTAACGTTGGTAGGCAAAAACTCTTACCTGGGGTGCTGAGGAGTAAGGGTAGCCAAACTGAGGATAGGACATGGTACAGAGGCTCCCAGTTATCTAGAAACAAGGCGAGGCGTCTGATCTGCACGCTAttgcagcctggctctgctctgttgTACCAATTGATTGGTAACCACAGGTCCCTAGATGCTTATAGGACGAAGCAGAAAAccacatttaatttatttacatgaaaacttaaactttttttttttctcttttaaatacaTACGGCGATTTTAGCACCTTTCCCGCTACAGCTACGACACAGAAATAATTGTCACATGTAGGCTCCAAGGCTGGCAGACGTGACggcaaaaataaatactttgcaCCCACggaaaaataaaaggtgggaagaagaaaagtgatACAAATGCATCAGCTCACAAGCACGCTGTTTTAAAAGAGCTGAGCCTCTGACGTCACGCAAAACCTACTCAAATTAACCTGCCTGTAAGTTTAACACTCATTTTCGGGAATCTTTCCCCTGCCGTGGAAAATAGACTCTCCAGCATCGGCTTCAACCTGCCTAACAGGAGCAAAAAGTTTGGTAAGCTCTTGGGTAGCGGCAACGCCTGCTTGCAACACATATATTTCTGCGGGCAAGGGAAggaaatgaatgtttttaatCTGAAGGATCAATGTTGTATCAGCTATTTTCCCCACCCTCCTTAGTCACTGAAAGGCTAGTAAGCACTTTTAATTAGATATTAATTAATGAGCAGCTGCTTCTTCCCACCCCACAGTAATAATTAGTCTCAATTACAAACAAGACATATGAAGGGACACACGACTGAGTCTTCATT
It includes:
- the IRX4 gene encoding iroquois-class homeodomain protein IRX-4, with the translated sequence MSYPQFGYPYSSAPQFLMSTNSLTTCCETSSRTLAETGAAASAQTPVYCPVYESRLLATARHELNSAAALGVYGGPYAGPQGYGNYVTYGTEAPAFYSLVSRPGDARSLPRTPRAPGARPLGGTRSPGGAAPGVPSAPGGSRSPGGSPPPRGIPSAPGDPLRPSVRSPRSAPPSAAAPARRSLLAVTQLKVAPDELAAECRGPVRAGSFGRPRLRLANKMMPVLIPPKTDLSSSISSPSGRCHRQAGSGSGTPRGRREQGVTSRGLPCACRYGTMDGGTRRKNATRETTSTLKAWLQEHRKNPYPTKGEKIMLAIITKMTLTQVSTWFANARRRLKKENKMTWPPRNKCSDEKRPYEEEEEEEEEGSQEEAMKSGKAEEPTGKEEKELELSDLEDLDAAESESSECELRRPFPHPLPHPHPGGGGGPAKMPPPAASGEEEEEEEEAAAAERARSCLKTAADECGPDPLGARQRGCESKMCFQQGQQLLEAKPRIWSLAHTATSLNQAEYPSCMLKRPGGSAAAAAPAPVSVIDRHQDSPVTNLRNWVDGVFHDPLFRHSTLNQALSNTTVSWATTKGAILETGALGRAVGNGANVLKGQLSNLAHHDSNKEFLAFPKSGSKMFCS